The genomic window AGGACGCTGTAGCCCAGGTGCTGGAATCGGATGGCGATCAGGATCACGATCGCGGCGAAGGCCCACTCGGCGGCCTGCACATAGCTCGATCGCAAGAGCTCGATGTACTCATAGTTCTGGACGGGCGTTCCGGTCACGTTGGGATCGACGGTTCGCAGATCGCGGACGAAGCGGACGTCGGCGTCGCGGTTCCAGACATTTTCCTTGGGGAGCACTTCGATCAGGATCTTTCCGTGAGGCGAAAGAAAGCGATGGGCGATCTCGGATGGGAGATCCGACACGCTCACCCCGCGGCTGGTGTCCTGGGCGCGGAGCCACGAGAGCCCGCTCTGCATCGATCCAAACACCCGCTGATTGGCCATGCGCAGCCGGGAGTCGAGCTCCTCCGGCGGGAGGTTCGCGATCGCTCCCTCGAGCCGCTCGAGAGCGGGAATCAGCATGCCGAAGACTTCGACCGCGTCGCGAGCCTGCTGGGCCAGAGCCACATACCGCTTGGCCGCCGTGAGCCCTTCCCTCGACTTGGCAAGCAGCTCTCCCACGGCCATTCGCACCTGCTGCCCATCGAAGGGGGGCGGCTCCCGATCGAGCGGAATCGACTGGACCCGCCGGACGATGCGGCGGACGACCGCCTGCTTCTCCTCCTGCCTTTCCGGGAGGACCGAGGAGAGAGAGTGGACCTCGCTCACGGTCGGAAGCGCTCCGAAGGCGCGGATCCTCTTGGCGGCCTGCTCCTCGTTGTCCGCAATCGAAAGGCCGAAGAGAAAGGCGCGGGCGGGAGAGTTGACCAGCGCCTCTTCCTCCCGGACCGATTCGAGCGTCGGGTCCTGGAGGTCCAGGAGGTTGTAGTCGAATCCGACGCGAGGGGCGAGCCAGGCAGCTCCGGCGGATGCCAGCAGAGCGGCGGCGAGGATCGTTCGCGGCGCGCAGAAGAGAGTCCGATGGAGCCACGACGGCGAGGACCAGTGCGACCGCAGGGCGGCTTCCCGGAGATGTCCGACCGCCTTCTTCCGGTCGATCCAGGCGTAGGCGGCCGGAAGGACCAAGAGGCTTCCGGCCAGGCAAAAGAGAATGCCGGAGCCCGCGATGATCCCGAACTCCCGCAGGCCGACGAAGTCGTTGAAGCACATCGTGAAGAAGGCGACGGCCGTCGTGCTCCCCCCCGTGACCACGGCGACCCCGGTGTGCGCCGCGGTGATCTCGAGTGCTTCGGCGACCGAGCGGCCGTGTGCCAGCTCCTCCTCATATCGGCCCATGACTTGAATGCTGAAGTCGATCCCCATGCCGAGCACCATCGCCACGAATGCTTGGGAGATGATGTTCAGATGGCCGATGACGAGGATGCCGAAGGCCAGCGACCAGAAAAGCGCCATGACCAGGACGAGCAGCCCCAGCCCCGGCCGTCGCAGCTCGCGGTAGCTGAGAAGGAAGAGGAGTGCCACCAGCCCAAAGGCGAGCTCCGCCGCGTGGAGGCTGTCGGTGGAGCTCTGCTCGAGCTGATCCTCATCGAGGACCGGCTCTCCCGTCAGCGCGAAGGAGACTTCGGGGTAGTCGGCACCCAGATACTTGAGGATCTCGCGGATCTTGTGAACGGCCTCCGTCCGTCCGGCACCATCGAGCGCGTCGGGTCCCGGAGCGGCGGTCACCAGGAAGAGATGGCCGTCTTCATAGGAGATATACTCGTGATCGGCGATCAGCTTCTGGATGTCTCCGGCTTGCAGGCGGGCGAGGTCGTCCTCGGGAGGATGGCCGGGCTGCTTTCCCCCGTTGCTCGTGGCCGGGGCGGCTGCTGCCGGAGCCGGGCTTTGCGCGACCGCATCCGCCATCGCGTTGAGCATGCTGACGAACCGTCCAATGAACGGCTTGAACTCGGTCCAGTTCTCCCTCTTCCGCAGGTAGGAGGCCTCGAACTTCTGATTCGCTTGCGAGAGCACCGAGGCGATGTTGAGCTTCATCTTGGGCTGAGCCGCCAGTGCCTTGACGTAGCCGTCGACTTCCGTCTCGATCTTGGCAAGCTCGTCGAGCTCCAGGAAGAGGAGGGCTCTCTTTTCCAAGCTGGAGAAATCG from Methylacidimicrobium sp. B4 includes these protein-coding regions:
- a CDS encoding MMPL family transporter — its product is MKRFLQWLLVRLVRLAVAWPGLVLSVAIVATGFSAWVVVTRLRVINDTNALIRADSPIHRNYLAYRQEFRVAEEYLVTIRSPDPETNKRAAQALGEQLKELAPLVRDVTYRFDFSSLEKRALLFLELDELAKIETEVDGYVKALAAQPKMKLNIASVLSQANQKFEASYLRKRENWTEFKPFIGRFVSMLNAMADAVAQSPAPAAAAPATSNGGKQPGHPPEDDLARLQAGDIQKLIADHEYISYEDGHLFLVTAAPGPDALDGAGRTEAVHKIREILKYLGADYPEVSFALTGEPVLDEDQLEQSSTDSLHAAELAFGLVALLFLLSYRELRRPGLGLLVLVMALFWSLAFGILVIGHLNIISQAFVAMVLGMGIDFSIQVMGRYEEELAHGRSVAEALEITAAHTGVAVVTGGSTTAVAFFTMCFNDFVGLREFGIIAGSGILFCLAGSLLVLPAAYAWIDRKKAVGHLREAALRSHWSSPSWLHRTLFCAPRTILAAALLASAGAAWLAPRVGFDYNLLDLQDPTLESVREEEALVNSPARAFLFGLSIADNEEQAAKRIRAFGALPTVSEVHSLSSVLPERQEEKQAVVRRIVRRVQSIPLDREPPPFDGQQVRMAVGELLAKSREGLTAAKRYVALAQQARDAVEVFGMLIPALERLEGAIANLPPEELDSRLRMANQRVFGSMQSGLSWLRAQDTSRGVSVSDLPSEIAHRFLSPHGKILIEVLPKENVWNRDADVRFVRDLRTVDPNVTGTPVQNYEYIELLRSSYVQAAEWAFAAIVILIAIRFQHLGYSVLAILPLGMAVLWTLGTMVLFHVPFNPANIITLPLAIGAGVAYGIYTVDRFCESGNAALFSSSTGKAILLSGLTAVIGFGSLMISSYRGLFGLGLLMTLSIGFCLIASLIVLPQLFWLVCRRREAKGQTPAAAPPEISRAPGGDLQVLPEEARARNGRI